The nucleotide sequence GGACGAACAGAGAGCAAGGACTCATAAGTGCTGTGCCTGTTTGCTAATGAGCTCAATCTAATATTCGTGAGCGACAAACACTTTGGTGTAGCACTGCCTGTCCTCGCCAAGGCCGCAGGGCCGGGCATGTAATCAAAGCAAAATGAGATGGGGGGAAACAATGTGTACAGGGGAAACATTGCAGGCATGGTCAAAGTGTGCCACTCAGTTGCTGTATTAAATAGCACCCCTGCAGCTAACAATCAGTCACATGTGGACAGGAGCAGGTAGGCAGCACATCTCTCACCTGGCTAATAGCTGTGTCGGGTAGACCTTGAAGTTTTTCTCACAGTGGAGATATATCAATAATACCAATCTTTTATATTCACTGCAAAGGGTTAAGTTTTTGATGCTCATAACTTTGGTTGATGTCcactttgatgttttttctttttatcttgaAAAACTTGGCCTGTAAAAAACCTCATGACTAACCTATTTTGCCCTCTACTGACTTGGATCGCTCCACTTTTGGACATCGACATAAAATCTGACTCACTGGTACCAGCGCTGACCGGCTGAAAAGGCAATcgcacatttcacaaaacaaactgCGTTTGCGACACAGTCTCCATCACactcatcaaacacacacacacagtagtcaATCACTCAGTTCATTCAGGCAGAGTATTATGATCCAGgacagagaaggaggaagagacggaggagggaaaaaaagagctgcTCCTGAGAAGAGTTATGGAGAAGTTTCATCGTTTATCACAAAGGGAGGCACAGTGTTGCCTTGGACATGGACAGAGACTAAAGACGCTATGATCTGCTcacaagaaatgatccagggACAAGAGAATCCATCAATTCAGTCGTCCCTGACACTGCCTGAAGAAAATGATAGACTGGAAATGACAAAAGAGATTCATCGCAGCGtgggtaaataaaacaaagaaaaaagagcatCAGCTCATGAAATATGTTTACAATTTAGCAAAATATGGCTGGAGTGTAAGATAAATGTAGAAGATGGTGAaacttgttttcttgttgttttgaagcAGGAACAAAGACGTGACAACATATTCATATGAACTTGAGGTTAAACCAGGTCAGAAGCGTCTTTCTTTGTCTCATAACCTGGGGAATATTCTAGTGGTTGCAACAAGGTTCAAATCATAGACTTTACAAAACATGGATGCGATCTCAGTGACCTCACTGACCTCACTGATTGGTATCTAAAGCCAAATAATGGTGGTAAGCATAATGGAAATGCTGGCTCAACCTAAGGTGGTTGACCTAGCAAGAAGgcaaagaggcaaagaggccGGCCTTAAGCGTCCTgcccatagactgcatataaaatggacgtcatcttgctCTGCTCGAAGTGAGcacgccacaaaaactgctccccctagtggctggctgcagtataggtcaaaaactctgtctcccccattcatttgaatggagctgcagtcaaactttaaaggtgacatatcatgcaaaatggactttttaatggttctctacctgaaatatgtgtccctggcatgtctacaaaccccccgagaatgaaaaaaatccattctgcccctgttctgatttctccacctttctgtaaatgtgtgtgaaacgagccgtttcagacttcagtgtttttgttacgtaacaacaatatccggtctgtcacggagtcagagctcggagcttgttcagcccatagactgtataaaataatactgaatcccctcctctgtttttcattacctgcacacatgtgtgctaacaaggagcttaggagggaggcatgctagttgtaggctgtcttaataaacacaaaggtcggttttactccccacgtctgcagatttgaagatatagtggaggatttttatttatcatggaaaagtgctggcgctagttagcatagccacatagctacatgttcgtagctgtagctgtgtaccaagacacacgtctacatacggacaaataaaacaacaagaaacactaaatctgtgaccaatccttcagaaaaggtcccgctgcctttctggcagaggtcggttttactccccacgtctgcagatttgaagatctagtggatgatttttatttgtcatggataagtgctagcgctagttagcatagccacatagctacatgttcatagctgtagctgtagctgtgtaccaagacacacgtcgacatactgataaataaaacaacaagaaacactaaatctgtgaccaatccttcagaaaggtcctgctgcaggcgcctctccgtcaggatcagattctggatcagattcagagggttgaagtaacgtgggtctgtgagcagccgtgtatattcagccaacatgtaaacattagatcaacgtgctggagagccgaggcacatccacttcctgagggggcgtggtcagagagaaaacagagtgttctgaggaggactgaagaagagggtttttcaggcagaccaaaatctgatttcaaagtgtttttttgagcataaactttaaagacatgttttggggacctcttagaccaatatatattgatgaaaaaagcgtgatatgtcacctttaaaaaataaatacacgtggtacgaatgtttgtCACATCCGTAtactgtggtgatatgtagttattatttgactgttttgtgttcaaggcctcttttttctgaaaacgtTCTTTtccgttagttattagaggttaaaaaacggggttttacatccgggtttactttgattgacagctgccttagagggaaactctgtaggacctcaggacagtacgctgtagggcggagcttgttaccgtggaaacacacaaattccctactgcgcagactctggcggcagaaaatgtacaagatggcagcgttctggaacgggatattttggcttcaaaaccgtacactGGGAAAAGTCAGAGCGGCGCTGTCATTATATATACAGACTATGGTTATGGCTAACAGCTAACGTGTGCACGCCtgccagtcaagtcagccacaccCATAAACATACAGGCCAGCTGAAGCTGCATTATTCAAAACATTTACACAAActataataaagaaaaaacaaagataagaatGCTGCCGCTTAAGAGTGATTATCTACTATCATTCAACACAATGCAAGACTTTGAATGGGCTGCAAATGTTTCAACTACATTACCTTGCAATCTTGTCACTGCAGGACATGGTGAGTAACCTCTCCCCCTGCAGCACCCCGTCCCAGGTCTGGATGGTGTTGCTTGACCTCACTGGTATGGTGCCCTCTCCTGACTCAATTTTGGTCCTTAACTGGCCCCGTGCTTTCCGGTTGGGATGTCTGTCCCCCTGGTCTGAATTATACAAGGTGGAGAGAGAGGCGTATACAAAGATACAATCATGAATGCAGCCAATGGAGGGAGAAATCAACACTAACAGATGATTCTGTATTTTTATCCTAATGACATTTCATTATAATTTTTAAATTGTACAGGATAGCCCGGCGTCTTATACTTCTTTCCTGGAAAGCACAATCACCACCCAGCTTCTCCAGATGGATTACAGATACCatgtattttcttaaacttgaaaaaattaaacataCCTTAAATGGTTCCTTACACAATTTTAGTAAGACTTGGAccccctttttaaaatattataacaGCTTACAAGTCCCtttaaataagaaatgaaaaataGCAGAGTAGAAGAATGGATGccactattttattttatgtatttacttatctttttaaattttatttatttattttctcttccttttccaaCCTCTtgattactattatttattttttattttcttatttattatttattttgtgtgtgtgtgtgtgtgtgtgtgtgtgtgtgtgtgtgtgtgtgtctgtgtgtgtgtgtgtgtgtgtgtgtatgtgtgtttacttatttattattgttatttatattttttttttactaatgaaTTACCTTATTTCCCCTTTCGCTTACTTACACATTATGTAAAATCTGGGATGTGGGGTTGATGGGAGGGCTGGGGTGGGAAGGGGTGGGATGGGATGGGACAGGGTGGGACATGGAAGGGTAATGGAAGGGAAATGGCaaccttaaatactgcagcagctgttctatgttttggttctttttgtatgtgtttaccaGTTATGtatgctgcaagaaaaatgAATCATAATTATATctatggaaaactcaataaaaaaagttacaaGAGTAAATTGTACAGGATAGAATTATAGAGTACACATATGCCAGTTATTTACAGTAGGTCCCCATTATGATGCAAATATCAACATAAGTACATCTGTCGACATGACACACATCAGTAGAGAAAGCAAAGAAATGACTTCCACAAAGCATGAGGAGTTATTTATGATAATGTTATCAATGTTTTCTGCTGCTCCACCAGCAGGCGCTATCCATTCAGTGACTAATTGAATGTGGCTGTTTTCTATTCAGTCTGCCATGTGCGATGGAAAACACTTTGACAAGAGTAAGAGGGAGGTTAATCAGACAGACAGTGTGGGTGTGCTGGGCAGGGGGAGGACTGATAGAGACAGACAGCGGATGACAAAAAGCTCTAATTACTCTAGCCTTGTTTAAATGTGTCTGTAATGTGTGTTTGGACGTGGCAGTACAATTCTAATTAAATGAAACCAAgcatgaggatgaggagaaccTGCCAAtgtaatcaaataaaaaacacattgttGTTGAAACTGAATTGTGAGCGAAGATGAGAACATATCAaatgtggagggagttgaacaGAGGAGTGGATTCTCCATTTGTGCTCTGTACCTTCTACTCCGGCCTCGTGAGGGGAGAAGATCCGTGCGTCTCCGCAGGGCGAGGTGCTGATGTAAAGGTGGAACTGAACGTTGTCCTGTAGCCTGTAGCCTCCCTTTTCACACGGCACGAATATCGACTTCTGGTGGTCGTCCTTGATGTTGCTATGATGAGAAATTATGAACTAAATATGGGGGGCAGCAGAAACACTTCTGTCCACTCTTTTTGATTTAAACTTTGTCAACAgggtttgaatgaatgaaatcagACGCAGCAGGGAGCAGttatcacaaacacaaaatcacaaaCTGCTCAAAGGAAACACTTTTTTTGCCACCACTGACCTGAGGAAGAACTCCAGCTGAGTGTAGAGGTACCTGATGAGCGAGCGTCGGGCGATTATCTCAGCGTGGCAGTCATTTAGTGCCAGGCCGCGGTCGCTCATGTACTCGCCGTTGATGCATTTAGTTCCTGTGGAGACACAAATGACCTGTGCCTCCTTTACATCTGTCCCTGTGGGGGAGGGGTGAAGGGAACAAAGACATACTAGTCAACAGACATGCAATATCATATCCAACATTTCACACTTTCTTGTGTGATAATTAGAAAACGTTTCAAACTAATTTGCTATTGTCCTTGTGTAACCCTGCAGAGTGGCAATCAATGCAGACAGCTACCAGATCAACCTGTGCATGAAGTATTTATTTTAGCTTAAGGACAccgcagcatgacaaaagctatAAGTGTCACCTTTGAGCTGTAATTATAATTTACAGTCTTTGTGTTTATATAACAGAGTATGGTTATTGATTGATATAGAGCTATTTTCACTTGAAAAATCAGTTTCCCTAACTGTTATTTCTTCTAAAAGTTACACCAGTGCAGAGTTTGAGATTTCAaagcttttactttttttcttatgAAGAGGGAAAAGCTTTTCTGTGCCACATTTTGAATAAAAGAGGTGTATGCACAAGGTGAGTTTTATGCTTGGAGGTAAATATTTCTATTTGACATACTTTCCTTAAAAAAGCTGAATTAATATTtttcaaaggtacagtgtgcagaaaatCTGCATTATCTAGTGGTAAGATTTTAGATtgaaacactttgttgttcaccCCCCATCagttaaccctcttgttattttatgggtcaaattgaccctttttaaagttcaaaaataaaaatgaattgttctaaagtattttttcggtatgaaacttcttcagcTTGGTTTAATAGGTgaaatcaaaatataaaatgaaaatggttgatttcacatattcGCAACCCCCcgcccctgcatgtttatagatataTAAACTGTAaactgggtcaatttgacccggcagtcaaagtggaggctaaaaggggttaGAAGTGTCtctttctttgcaactgtgtgacatgtttcacccaagcgtgccggatacggccctggtggtgaggctttcagcagtgtgactgccccctggtggctggctgcagtataggtcaaaaaatctgtctcccccagtcaaactttaaaaaaaataaatacacgtcttACGAATGtctctcacatccgtatgctgtggtgatatgtagttagtacgtgagtgttttgtgtccaatgcctcttttttctgaaaagtttctttttcgttagttattagagtttaaaaaacggggttttacttccgggtttcctttgattcacagccgccgtagagtgaaacttcaaagggcacacagcgtcttgtgacactacactgtagggcggagcttattacaaaggcttcacaggctctggctgcacaatggctgcgctcaggagagggattttttggcttcagaactgtacaatgggaagaggcggagcaacgctgtccatttttatttacagtctatggtttcaccCCAatcgcacacgcacacacccttttaacatgaattttcagaaaaaacgagtgagatatcctcagtaaaccatgatctgtgaggattaaagaacactattgcgctgaatatttatttaaatgcttAGTAATGGAgataataatgagattaaaaaaatgttttattgggattgttttgagttgtgacacttttggataattagaTATGCCCCTGGTTAAATTGACCCGGGAACATTATTattgttcctgagaaacgaacataacaggaggattaagtgatggtggccttcgaggacaagacgctcctgtgatgcatgataagtatgagtATTTGTTTAGTTTCTATAATCAAAAATGTCTATCAATCTAAACCATTATGCACACAACAACCTCTCTTTTTCCAACctgtaaagaaaacacacatgactGTTGTTGTATCAatggctcattctaagttaacaaaaactaCATTATTTCTATAATCAGGTGATAATACAGTCATTTAAACTAACTTATGAATATCATATTCAATTTTTATTacatctgttctgctaaatactGTTGgataatacacactgtacctttaaggtaGATTCTTCTACGTCATTGAAATTTAATCAAGGACTTCTTAGCCTATTTTATGTACTACTGGATTGTCTCATCTAAAATGATACAAGGACATATTTAAAGTTCATCACAATAATTATTGTCAAAAATGAATAGTGTAGACTATGACATGAGTAGAAATAACTTTAATTATGAGTTTAAATGATGTAATCATATTGCATAACTCCTGATACGTCTAAAACATAACCTGCTGTTTTATAATTCATGGAGATTTTTATAGATTCTGATGAGCAGGCCGTTCTCTTCTCTAAAGAAACATTAATGGAGCTGTTCTGAATAATCTTGTGCTTAACATTCCTTAACTGTGAATTATATCATCTATTACCTCACTGAATCCAGAACCTGGATCTTCCATGAACCTGAATTTTGCTTCAGATACTCTTGAAAACTGTCAGAGCCTTATTTTGTAAGCGTAATATCAAGAACCATTTCCTCCCCAAATCTACCTGTTGTCATGACAACTCCTGCTAGGACTTTCCGACGTGCATGGGGGGAGGTGAAGTTTTCTGTCAGCTCACTGAACTTATCCACCACCAGACGGGAGACTGCATCAGCCAGAACCtggaatcacacacacacgcacacacacacgcacacacacacaaacaaacaggcacagatagcacgcaaacacacagcaggaagaaaaacacatccacacaaacacaagcttgTGTCAGATGTGTCAGCTTACAAAGCGCGTCTGATGTTATCCTCCCCTGGAGCACCATGTACCTGTCACAGCGTTCACATTCAGCTCCAAAACAAGAGTCAGAGCGCTGAAACGGCAACAAGTGAAACTGGGTTGACCCCCTGAGGGATACCTAACAGTCTTTCAAGCAGCGCTGTCTGAGTTTGGCATGACAGCTATAATTTATCATCTCCCTTCGGACTGTGAATCACAAAAAGCAACAACCAAAGATGCAAAGCTGAGCAACACATGTGAACAAAGCGTTCATTTTCATTCCACCAGGTTCCCAACCTAAACCTCAAGTGAACTTCACACGTCTTTTGTTCTTGGACAGCCACATCCTCTTGCTGGCTCTTTATCCATTGCTAATGTGATGGAAAATGATGAGAACCAAGAGAGAGAAGACGGCTGGATGACCACAAATTAAAGAGATTAGTCCAATATTGCTTCCCTGCCACTTCTGAGTCACCCACTCGGAGCCAGATCATTTGACTTTCTCAACTCAAGGTCGTATATGGTGAAGAAATAGCCTTTAAACTATACGGGTATATAAAAAGAGAAAGTGCCAATCACtctggaaaaaaaggaaatctcAACTTAATATTTCCTTTCGAGCGAGGGTACAAGAACACTTATTTTTTTTGCCAATCGTGTCTCTCAATatgtttttaaacctttatGGATGAAGTGTCGACAAAAACAACTCcaactattaaaaaaaacaacaaagttcaGATGTTTTCTTGGAAACAGTGGACTCCAACTATCTTTCCCCATTAGCTCCTTGCCAGATGGAAACAGGCAGCAGGAATTAAATACCAAGCGACAGAGAATGAATAGAGCAATTAGTGGGGTCGCTATCATTAAAATGGGGTGCTTGTCGAATAAATCGGTTGTGAGTAAGTGGAGAGAGGGAGTTACAGAGAAACAAGGAGGCTGTGGGGAGGGGACTGTTGACAGTGTGTGGTGCTGATTAGCTTCCCTGACTGTTTTATCTTTCTCTCAGAGTGACCTCTTCAGGTGCATTAAAAGCAACATTCCGCTTGTAGTCCCTGCACACCTGAGGCAAGTGAGGTGAACAGATAACAACAGGACAGCAGAGTTTGACAGGTGGAAGAGTTCGGACTGCACCTCTTTGGAATCCAAAAGTtcaatgcagaaacacaaactcaaCCAAGATAAAAACATAAACCGAACTCAGAGAGAAATAGGACATGTACCAAACATTAGCATCTTAAGTAGCttcatgaaaacaaactgtCTGTATCCAATGTAAAGTGACGACATAGATACAAGCACCCACTGTGGTCATTTTCAACTCTTCCTGAATTTGAAGGATTGTTTCAGGTCTATATGATAAATGACAAGTTATCCTGTATTCCTTTGATTTCTATATAATAgcaaaaataatataaacaaacattacatcatggagtctctgctgctttctcaAACAGTCGTTAAGTTATTCCCACTTCATATGTTGTGACTACAACATCTTTAGTGATTGAATTAAAAGGAGTGTCTTCAAGTCATCAGCCTTGCATTGTATCATTGTCTAACAGTATTTATAACACATCTGTGTTaaatactggattctgattggtcagtactCCATAGTGACGGTCTGTTACGTCTCAATGGCACACCCCTGCTGTAAAGAACGCAAGGTTGCTACACAGTGCTGGAAAACAGTTTTCAGTCACCCCAtgcatttgtgaaatattgcattgagaatcactcttaggtcttcaagtgcaatttcttttagtccagtcacaggtttatttattctttgttcagttttgaacacattttctgttatttgttgaatttgatataatataatataatataatataatataatacaatacagtataatataatataatacaatataatagactagaatagaatagaatgtactttattgatTCCCGAAgagaaattcaggtgtctggcagataaaattataaaaatcacataaaacaagtaactcaggtgtctgtcagctcatctcccattggctagagagataccgacaatgttgagaactgacatattgaaactgaagaatttagctttgttagtgtttcttgtaaacaataaacaaaaaatataatttgtatttgttaatgtctgtctaatgcttgaaacacaaaaaaaaatttccacaaatatttcatgacaatgtttgagattgtgtaaaatttTAAGGCTGTCTGAAAACGTTTTTCCACCACGGTAGATGTAGCTCTAATTATAGAGTCTGGCAAAGCAATTGCAAATATTATTATGATAATATTGACGCAGGATTcctaatgttaattaaaaagaatAGAGGAAACATCAGAGATAATGTAGGAGAGGTTAATAAAGCAGTACAAAACTGATTTGGACAAAATGTCGTGGTTAGTTTGCAGTAACAAAATAAGTGAAATTCGCAGTATGCCTGAAATACTCAGATGTCATACTGATTTGTTAAGAAATCCTCaatggaccagtctccctttgGTACTGTTTCCTACAATGCTCGGTGCTTACGCTCTTCACCTATTCTTTTTAATTATGGTGGGTGACACTCCTTTTTTAGggtgcattaccgccacctactgtatAGGAAATATGGACCAGAGTCGTTACCAATACTACAAAGCTAATGTCGGTCCAGTACATTTACAGTGATGTAATGCAAAAAATCCTAAATGCCCTGGATTCTTCCAGTTGTTACTGAAGACTAACAGGTAACTGTTCAtttctgtgaaaatgattaactGACAAACAttccacttcttaacttttttaaaaccaTGCAATTTGCCGATGCCCCATTTGGTACCAATAAGTTTCTGATTTGATCAGGTTAGTTTCTGCACAAGTTTCCCATAActataaagagaagaaaatctCTTACCTGGGGTAGATGGAGCTGTAATCCCTCTCTTGGTATGGGTTGTCTGGATGGTGTCTGGTCTAGCTGCATGTTGAAGAGAGCTGAGAGGGCGGCCTGTGCTGCCCGGGCTTTAGCCAGCTTCTTGTTGCGCCCTGAACCTTCAAACGTCTGTGCATCCACTGTTACTGACATCACAAAATTCTTGGCGTGACTCTCCCCACTCTCTGAGACAAAGTCATATTTGAGGCCTGGCCTGAGCTCATTGAGGATCATGACTGGGTTTTTGCCACTGGAGGGCGAGCTGAATGCTGATGGAGGGGGCAATGGGGCCTGGACAAGGTTGCTGCCAGGTGGTGTGGGCAGTGGGTATTCCCCTAGAGAGTTTAAAGAGCTGCTACCATTGGAGCCTACATAGAAGGATTCTTCAGGTGCAGCTGGTGTCTCAAAGCCATTGAAGAGCATGTCTGGGAAGTCAGCCTGGTCAGATGTAAAGTCTGTGTTCACTGTCAGTGTTCGACCCATGGCCAGGTGTGCCTCAGATGCATTGGGGAACTGGACAAAAGAACGCAGTGCTTTCTCAGCTGCATTCAGTTTAGCTTTCTTCTTAGTTGGGCCCATGCCCTCAAACATCTGTCCATTGACCTCAACAGTCATGACAAACACTGGTGCATGCACCGGTCCTGTCTGAGACAGCAGTTTGTACTGTAGACCAGGTTTGATTTCATTCAACTGCATCAGAGCATTCTTGGGCAGAACTGGCCCTGGTGTTTTCTTGCGCTTCTTGGCCCGGAACTTTGAGTGCGCGTGTCCATTGTTTCCTTCTTCTAGGGGCCTCTTTCGACTGCCCAGGCCGCTGCCATTGGGGAGCTGTTCAGCCACTCCCACCCCGTCTTTGCAGGACACGTTGTCCAGGTTTCGGTTTTCCTTAACATCGGTGCTGCTCGAACCTGCGGTGCCCAGAAAGAGTAACTTACAACGCCTTCGTTGCAGGATCTTGTAAATGCAAAATTTATAGATTCCTTTATCACTCTTTGGAACTGAACCAATGATTTGTGTTCCTTTAAAAAAGCAAGTGAAGCTGCCTTTGTTTTACTGACCATATTAACCTACAATCTATTAATATCACTACAGATAATAGAACACAAATTCTAAATAACATGGATTTATTTCAACTGACCCATGgtcaaataaacaacatttcagtTCTAACTTTGTTTGAATTAATTTCTTGACTTAAATTCATTATTAAAGTTTAACTTATAATGGTTGGCTATTTTAAAGATCAGGGTGAAATGGGAGAAGAATATTAGACTTTTCAGGTTGCACAGAGTTATGAGCCTAAGacataaatgcacacaaatacAAGCACATATTTCAAATCTTAACAtgacacacatacagttttGCTTCTCATCCACTCTATCAATTTTTAATCGCTTGAGTGCTTACAGAGAAattgggtacatttaaaaggtTCAGTTTTTAACTGCAGGCTTTGAAATACACCGTCCTGGGGAACACATATCACTGAATCCAGTTAGCAAAGTGGATGGAATATTGGCAAAAATTTTCATTTATAACATCCTTCAGCAAAGGCTTGATAGGTTACTCCTTGCGGTACTCAGGAGAAAGAGAGGCCGCAGTGTGCATGAGTGGGATTGTAGGTCGGGTTGAGGGAGTGCAAGGGAGAAGTGCAGGGGGAGGAGCTGAGGACCAGGCAAAGAGGAGAATACATCAAAGAGGCAGAAGGAGAAGACTCCCCCTACTGCAGGATCCTAAAGGCTTGACTGGTGACACGCTGGGATGTTAAAAAGTTGTTTACCCGTTTCACATAAGATTTGGAAAAGGAATGACTGTCATATTTAAAATGGGTGCAATCTGAATTTGAAATCAGTTTCTAATGAGGTGCCATTCATAAGACCCTGCGCCTCTGAGATCCCCCCATGGAGTTTGTCAAAGAACAGTGTTTCAGGTTGCAAATTATACTAACATGCTGGTACCATCTGCACACTACAATAGACACATCTAAAGGcaaggaaaataaaagacatatTTCTAAgaccatgaaaacaaactgcATATCATTCAGCTGAAGAGAAAGtgtgcattaaaaacatgcaaTATTTTTTGGTGTGTGCGTGTATTCCACATAATATTGTTAACGCCCTGC is from Notolabrus celidotus isolate fNotCel1 chromosome 10, fNotCel1.pri, whole genome shotgun sequence and encodes:
- the adarb1b gene encoding double-stranded RNA-specific editase 1 isoform X1 — its product is MALLTNGVQNLGSYFCLIRRRFKRRRKKRSERKGAVGARLLSGQSKPVTMDVDEEENMSSSSTDVKENRNLDNVSCKDGVGVAEQLPNGSGLGSRKRPLEEGNNGHAHSKFRAKKRKKTPGPVLPKNALMQLNEIKPGLQYKLLSQTGPVHAPVFVMTVEVNGQMFEGMGPTKKKAKLNAAEKALRSFVQFPNASEAHLAMGRTLTVNTDFTSDQADFPDMLFNGFETPAAPEESFYVGSNGSSSLNSLGEYPLPTPPGSNLVQAPLPPPSAFSSPSSGKNPVMILNELRPGLKYDFVSESGESHAKNFVMSVTVDAQTFEGSGRNKKLAKARAAQAALSALFNMQLDQTPSRQPIPREGLQLHLPQVLADAVSRLVVDKFSELTENFTSPHARRKVLAGVVMTTGTDVKEAQVICVSTGTKCINGEYMSDRGLALNDCHAEIIARRSLIRYLYTQLEFFLSNIKDDHQKSIFVPCEKGGYRLQDNVQFHLYISTSPCGDARIFSPHEAGVEDQGDRHPNRKARGQLRTKIESGEGTIPVRSSNTIQTWDGVLQGERLLTMSCSDKIARWNVVGIQGSLMSYFTEPIYFSSIILGSLYHADHLSRAMYQRIAEIEDLPQQFTLNRPLLSGISNAEARQPGKAPNFSVNWTVGDQALEVINATTGKDDMGRASRLCKHALYSRWVRLHSKLSSILWNKMLKPSTYHEAKQAATEYHSAKQALIKAFHKAGLGAWVKKPIEQDQFTHSS
- the adarb1b gene encoding double-stranded RNA-specific editase 1 isoform X3, which produces MQLNEIKPGLQYKLLSQTGPVHAPVFVMTVEVNGQMFEGMGPTKKKAKLNAAEKALRSFVQFPNASEAHLAMGRTLTVNTDFTSDQADFPDMLFNGFETPAAPEESFYVGSNGSSSLNSLGEYPLPTPPGSNLVQAPLPPPSAFSSPSSGKNPVMILNELRPGLKYDFVSESGESHAKNFVMSVTVDAQTFEGSGRNKKLAKARAAQAALSALFNMQLDQTPSRQPIPREGLQLHLPQVLADAVSRLVVDKFSELTENFTSPHARRKVLAGVVMTTGTDVKEAQVICVSTGTKCINGEYMSDRGLALNDCHAEIIARRSLIRYLYTQLEFFLSNIKDDHQKSIFVPCEKGGYRLQDNVQFHLYISTSPCGDARIFSPHEAGVEDQGDRHPNRKARGQLRTKIESGEGTIPVRSSNTIQTWDGVLQGERLLTMSCSDKIARWNVVGIQGSLMSYFTEPIYFSSIILGSLYHADHLSRAMYQRIAEIEDLPQQFTLNRPLLSGISNAEARQPGKAPNFSVNWTVGDQALEVINATTGKDDMGRASRLCKHALYSRWVRLHSKLSSILWNKMLKPSTYHEAKQAATEYHSAKQALIKAFHKAGLGAWVKKPIEQDQFTHSS
- the adarb1b gene encoding double-stranded RNA-specific editase 1 isoform X2, with translation MDVDEEENMSSSSTDVKENRNLDNVSCKDGVGVAEQLPNGSGLGSRKRPLEEGNNGHAHSKFRAKKRKKTPGPVLPKNALMQLNEIKPGLQYKLLSQTGPVHAPVFVMTVEVNGQMFEGMGPTKKKAKLNAAEKALRSFVQFPNASEAHLAMGRTLTVNTDFTSDQADFPDMLFNGFETPAAPEESFYVGSNGSSSLNSLGEYPLPTPPGSNLVQAPLPPPSAFSSPSSGKNPVMILNELRPGLKYDFVSESGESHAKNFVMSVTVDAQTFEGSGRNKKLAKARAAQAALSALFNMQLDQTPSRQPIPREGLQLHLPQVLADAVSRLVVDKFSELTENFTSPHARRKVLAGVVMTTGTDVKEAQVICVSTGTKCINGEYMSDRGLALNDCHAEIIARRSLIRYLYTQLEFFLSNIKDDHQKSIFVPCEKGGYRLQDNVQFHLYISTSPCGDARIFSPHEAGVEDQGDRHPNRKARGQLRTKIESGEGTIPVRSSNTIQTWDGVLQGERLLTMSCSDKIARWNVVGIQGSLMSYFTEPIYFSSIILGSLYHADHLSRAMYQRIAEIEDLPQQFTLNRPLLSGISNAEARQPGKAPNFSVNWTVGDQALEVINATTGKDDMGRASRLCKHALYSRWVRLHSKLSSILWNKMLKPSTYHEAKQAATEYHSAKQALIKAFHKAGLGAWVKKPIEQDQFTHSS